AGCCAGGTTACCGACGCTACACCTGCAAGTGGCAGGGTTTATCATTTAGCTATCTAAGCCTCTTCATTTAAATTTTATTTTTTATGAAGAAGATCTTATTGGCTGTTTGCCTTATAGCTATAGCCTGCCCTTTATTCGCGCAGGAACTGTATGTAAATACCGAGCCTGCCAGCAATATGGCCACCAACTCGTTAGGCCTGCGCCTTGAAAACCAGGGCTACTTTAAACCCGATTTTAAAAACCGCAGCACGTTTGAGGGAATGTATGGCCTTAGCCGGTCGGTAATGGTGCATGGCTCGTTGTACACTTCAAACTACTACAGCAGCGGGCAGCATTTCGAAGGCGGCAGTGTGTACGCCAAATTTAGGTTTTTATCTGTCGATACCGTACAGCAGCACTTTAGGGGGGCTGTATTTGCCAAAGTTTCGAGCATTAACAACCCGATAGTTAACCAGGAAATCACCCTCGAGGGCGATAACAGTGGCTTGCAAAGCGGTGTTGTGTTTACGCAGCTTTTGCATAAACTGGCGCTTTCGGGTTCGGTGAGTTATCTGCATGCGTTTGATAATCGCGGAGGCTATAGCCTGCCGGATGGGCAGGCCCGTAACGCGGCTGCTTATACCCTATCGGGTGGATACCTGCTGCTACCGCGCAAGTACCGCGATTACAGCCAAACCAATCTTAACCTGTATGTGGAACTGCTGGGTAAAACCAATCCGGGCAAAGGCCAAAGCTATCTCGACGTAGCCCCTGCCGTGCAGTTTATATTCAACAGTACGTTCAGACTCGATTTTTCGTACCGTACCCCTATTTATAATGATATGGTGCGCAACACTAAAAACATGTACCTCATCAGGCTGGAGTACAATTTGTTTAACCTTTAACCCTATATCTGCTATGAAATATACGTTACTGGTTGCTGTGCTGTTGATAAGCACGGCAACCTTCGCCCAGCATCACCATGAAATGAACATGACCGATAGCGCGAAGAAAAACCTGAACATGAAAAGCACCAAACCCATGATGATGGATGGTATGGATATGGGCGATATGAAAATGGATACCCCCATGCGTCACCACATGATGATGACCAGCCAGTTCTCGCGCGACTTGCCCATGAACCGCGATGGTTCCGGAACATCATGGGTGCCGGATGAAACGCCGATGTATGCCTACATGATTCACGGTAAAAAATGGATGAGTATGGTACATGGCAGTTTTTTTGCCCGCTACAACAACCAGGATTTGTTTAACAACGGCAAACGCGGCGGTAAAAACAAGTTTGATGTACCCAACTGGCTCATGTTTATGACACAGCGCAAGGTTGGTTCGGGCGGTTTGTTTTCGGTAAATACCATGTTCTCGTTCGATCCTTTTTTGGTGGGCGCCGGCGGCTATCCGTTGCTTTATCAAACCGGCGAATCATACCAGGGGCATAAACTGGTTGATAAGCAACACCCGCACGATTTGTTTGCCGAACTGAGCGTGGCCTATACCCAGCGCGTGGCCAAAGATGCCGACATCTCCCTTTCGGTAGGTTATCCCGGCGAACCGGCTTTGGGGCCACCGGTGTTTATGCACCGGCTTTCGGCCATGAATAATCCGGATGCTCCGCTGGGTCACCATTACCAGGATGCAACGCACATTACCTTTGGTGTGGCCACTTTGAGTTTCAGGATTAAAAATGTAAAACTGGAGGGCTCCATATTTACCGGCCGCGAACCGGATGAGTACCGTTATAATTTTGATAAGGCAAGGTTTGATTCGTACTCGGTACGCTTATCCTGTAACCCATCCAAAGAATGGGCCCTGCAGGTATCCGATGGCTGGATTCACAGCCCGGAAGAAGCTGAACCGCAGCAAAACGTAAACAGGTTTACCGCATCGGCCATCCATACCAAAATGCTGGGCAACAACAGCTATGTGGCAACAACGTTGGTTTACGGGCAAAACCATTATTCGGATAACAAGCGTACACAACCATCGGTATTGCTCGAAAACACTTTCCAACTCAATAAAACAGCTATTTATGGCCGGTATGAATTTGTACAGAAAGACGCCCACGAGCTCGACCTGGAAGAACAGCTCCCGCTCGACCCTAATTTAAATATCAACGCTTTAACGCTGGGTGTTAACCGGATCTTGGGCAGCTTTAAAAGCACCAACGTAACAGGAGGGTTACAGGCTACGCTTAACGTTTCGCCATCGGCATTAAAACCGCTTTATGGTAGTTCGCCGGTTGGGTTTGAGGTTTATTTAAGGATAACGCCGGCTATGATGAAGATGTAATTTTTTATGTAGAGATTCTGTGTTAACATCAAATAATTTTTAGATTTGTTTATTAAGGCGGCACAAGCCAGCCAGATTAGGGCGGTTCATCTTATGATGTCACCGCTCTAACTATTTATAACTACTTTTTCGTTCTCTGTTACTTTGTTCAGGAATTTGGGATCATATTTAATATCAGTTTTCCAAACGATATAGATGAGCCCCAGTAGCTTTCTTTGTACCGCAACAGCTGCCTTCATCTTAATACCGTGTTTACTTACCAGCCGAATAAATACAGCTTTAAACCGATCGTCATGCCTGATGGCTGCTAATGCCGGCATATACATGGCTTTACGTAAGTGCCTGTTCCCTCTTTTTGATATTTTGGATTTTCCTTTTACCGATGAGCCGGATTGCTTTTCCTTTACATCAAATCCCGCATAGCTTTCGATTTGCTTTTTACTTTTAATCAGGTTAAAGCCATTGGTTTCTGCCATGGTAATTATGGCTGTAAGCTTCCCAACCCCTGGTATTGTGCTGATATTGTTTATCTTTTCAACCAATTCCTTATCCTTTTTGATTATTTCAGCGAGGTCTGCTTTAATTTCCTTTTCCTGTTCATTGAATAACCGGATGCGTTGGTGTAGCCTGGCTATGCTTCTTTCGTTGGGAAACGCTTCTGCATTTTCTGCATGCAGTTGATTTTTAGCTACCGTACGTTCTGCGATTATCTGATTCCTTTCGCGTGTCAATTGTTTAAGGTCTCTGAATATTTTTTTTGGTGGTTGCCATAAACTAATCTTCTTTTCCAGTCCAAACTGGCAGATAGCCTGTGATGCTGTTTTGTCGGTGACCGTTTTTGTTTCGAGTGACTTAGCATAATTGTTGATCTTATTAGGAAGTACAATACTTACTTCATAGCCCAGGCCTGAAAGATGATACGCTAATTTTTCGTGATAAACGCCCGTTGCTTCCATTACAAACCGGACCTTTACCTGTTTATCCGTATGTTTCTTTATCCATACTTCTAAAGCAGAAAACCCAGATGGTTTATTGGCAAATGTTTTGAAAGCATAGATATCTGGTTCAATAGAATCATCCATACGTCCAAGAGAAACTACCAACTCTTTTTGAGCTACATCAATGCCTGCTACCTGTTTTAAAATTTTTGCCATCACTTATTAGGTTTGTATTTTCTTAAGTGAACAACCTTTCTTCGTCTTGTCTCCTGGTCGGATATCCTGAATATACAGACCTGCTGTATTCCTTACATTCTGTTCAGACTCTAAAAGGTAAAAAGAATGAGGCCTGATCTCTACATGTACATACTATAAAAGTTGTTTAGACGCGACCCAACTCTCATTCTTTTCACTTAAGATTTCTAATTTATTCCCTTTTTTATTTGATGACAAACATAGGAGACGCATCACATGCATCTACCGTAGGACAAGCCGCCATATTTAACGCGCAACGCTTAGCAAAACAGATCTGCATGCCGGAGACGCATGTGATGCGTCTCTACAAAAAACAGCCCGGTGGGTTATCCTGCCGGGCTGTTCTGTAAAATCTGCATTCGCAACTGCGAACACACTACCTGTGATTTAGAAAATTTTAAAGCCTACGCTCAAAGCCCAAAGGTTTTGGCGTTTGGCGAAGCTGTCGCTTACTTTAGTCAAACCTCCTTCGTAACGTAAATCGGCAGTGATGGAGCCGATATCAACACCGGCACCGGCCTGGAAACCGAAATTGCTTTTGTTAAAATTGTCGGCGGCATTACTGATGTTATTGCCCAGGCTTGTACTCTGATCAAGCGTGTAGGTATAAATAGGGCCTGCCATAATACGGAAGTTCAAATCTTTCTCGCCAAATGATTTACCGATTAATAACGGAACGTTCAGGTTAGTGAACCGTACTTTACCTTCAAAAGCGGTATTGTTTTGGTTCGATTCAAATTTGCCGCCGGTACCGCTCAGGTAAAGCTCGGGCTGAAAATAAAGGTCGTTACCCACGCGTGCAAATAAACCCGCCTGGTAGCCGGTTAGATTTTTGTCGCTGGCACCGTCAAATTTGATCTTTGAAAAATTGACACCACCTTTAACACCTAATGAGAACTGTGCTTTCGCGCTGATGCTTGCTGCTATCAGTATCAGCGCACTTAATAGATACTTTTTCATGTTTTTCATTTGTTAGTTGTAAAGCCCTTAACGCACTAATCCTTTAAAATTGTATGCGGCTTTACCATGTTAATTTATATTGGTTTATAACCCGGCCCATTTTTTGGCCGTATTAACATATAATCAATACCCGGGCCAAACATTTAAACATGCCCAACGGGTATTTTTTATATTTTTGCTGAAAATAAAATTGAACATGGCTGAGATCAGTATCACTAACAAGGATTGGGAACGTGTAAAGATCAAAATTCAACGCAAATACAACCACCTTACCGACGAACAGTTAAAATACAGCGAAGGACAGGAAGAAAGCTTGATTACCAAACTGATGGACCTGGTAAACCGCGATCGTAAATATGTGGTTTTCACCTTAAAAAAGGCTTTGGTTAATATCGATACCAACAGGCTGTAAAATAGGACACCCGGGTTATAAAAACTGGCTCGCTTTTTTGTATTTTTATTTTTTTTAGGATAAATGATGAAACAGGGTACAGTGAACAGAAAAGTATACAAAAGAGCTGGTTTATTTGCCGGGATAGCCATTTTGGCTACAGGCATATTAGCGTTTAATGACGACCTGTTTCAGATCTCTAAAAATTTGGATGTGTTTGCCTCGGTTTATAAAGAGGTAAACGTTAATTATGTCGACGATATCAATTCGGCCAAACTGGTAAAAACCGGTGTTGATGCCATGCTGGATGGCCTTGACCCTTATACCGAGTTTGTTCCCGAATCGGAAATAGAGGATTACAAACTGCATTATGTAAGCACGCAGTACGGCGGTATTGGTGCCAGCATTTTTTTACGTAACCAAAAGGTTTACGTATCTGATGTATTCGCCGGCTTCCCGGCTCAAAAAGGTGATGTACATCCCGGCGACCAGATCCTGAAGATAAACGATATCGACCTTAACGGGAAAGATAACGACCAGGTAAGCGCTTTGCTTAAAGGATCAAAAGGAGCTGCTATCAAACTGCTTATCAAACGCGACAATACGCCGCAGCCTTTCGAAAAAAACCTCATCCGCGATGAGATCAAGCAGCCTAACGTATCCTACTTTGGTATGGTTGACGGGAGCATGGGCTACATCAAACTGGATAAATTCCTCGAAAATTCGGCTGCCGAAGTTACCAATGCGCTTACCGAGTTAAAAAAGAAAAATCCTAACGGCATCATCCTCGATCTGCGCTCGAACGGGGGCGGTATTTTGCAGGAGGCCGTTAAAATTGTGAATCTTTTTGTGCAGAAGGATGTAGAGATCGTATCAC
The sequence above is a segment of the Mucilaginibacter celer genome. Coding sequences within it:
- a CDS encoding IS110 family transposase yields the protein MAKILKQVAGIDVAQKELVVSLGRMDDSIEPDIYAFKTFANKPSGFSALEVWIKKHTDKQVKVRFVMEATGVYHEKLAYHLSGLGYEVSIVLPNKINNYAKSLETKTVTDKTASQAICQFGLEKKISLWQPPKKIFRDLKQLTRERNQIIAERTVAKNQLHAENAEAFPNERSIARLHQRIRLFNEQEKEIKADLAEIIKKDKELVEKINNISTIPGVGKLTAIITMAETNGFNLIKSKKQIESYAGFDVKEKQSGSSVKGKSKISKRGNRHLRKAMYMPALAAIRHDDRFKAVFIRLVSKHGIKMKAAVAVQRKLLGLIYIVWKTDIKYDPKFLNKVTENEKVVINS
- a CDS encoding porin family protein; its protein translation is MKKYLLSALILIAASISAKAQFSLGVKGGVNFSKIKFDGASDKNLTGYQAGLFARVGNDLYFQPELYLSGTGGKFESNQNNTAFEGKVRFTNLNVPLLIGKSFGEKDLNFRIMAGPIYTYTLDQSTSLGNNISNAADNFNKSNFGFQAGAGVDIGSITADLRYEGGLTKVSDSFAKRQNLWALSVGFKIF